From Actinoplanes oblitus, a single genomic window includes:
- a CDS encoding S8 family serine peptidase: MNRKARRWTVGLLSAALITAAGGIAGTASAADTLPVRLLVGLKPGYDASARMATLAGLGLQGAEAQGHARSSLLSGLGAKSLSVPTAQVQSTLAALRRDPAVEFAQVDVQRHLSAVVTPNDTLYAQHHQPELGQIKVPDAWQTTTGSDRVTVAVVDSGVNQVGDLRDKLLPGFDFFNYDDDPTDTGSFPHGTVVASLIAGASNNGSGLAGVCWQCQILPVRVMGPDGSGYDSDIAQGVIYAVDNGAQIINLSLGGFENDPVLARAVAYANGRGVLVVAAAGNEDTTRRSYPAALPDVLAVGGTDTVQGGNNRVYFSNYSSSRDNWVDVAAPAITAGMLSKGRGTPWYCYNGTTDSRCLYRGKYMVRGTSFSSPLVAGVAGLIKSAHPEYSGWSLQQAITSSAVQSGIRWTRYGLVNAAAALTKGTDRTKPTLSGISPAQNARVHGSVPITPVGLKDNWAGIRGVQLYVNGRYHSWSYSGPSFAPKLNTAGKNGPISVQLKVWDKAGNYTWSGTRTVIADNIKPKLSVTSWPKNKKKVKGTVTVKAKASDASGISKVQLLVNGKVVATDYSAAYKLTFKVSKQKKTMKVKVRVYDRAGNYTTSSIRTYTRA; this comes from the coding sequence ATGAACCGTAAAGCCCGGCGGTGGACCGTCGGACTTCTCTCCGCTGCTCTGATCACGGCCGCCGGTGGTATCGCCGGCACGGCCAGCGCGGCGGACACCCTTCCGGTCCGGCTCCTGGTCGGGCTCAAGCCCGGCTACGACGCCAGTGCCCGGATGGCCACGCTCGCCGGCCTGGGCCTGCAGGGCGCCGAGGCGCAAGGCCACGCGCGCAGCTCGCTGCTGTCCGGCCTCGGGGCGAAATCCCTCAGCGTGCCGACCGCCCAGGTGCAGAGCACCCTCGCGGCGCTGCGGCGTGACCCGGCTGTCGAGTTCGCGCAGGTGGACGTCCAGCGGCACCTCAGCGCCGTCGTCACTCCGAACGACACCCTGTACGCGCAGCACCACCAGCCCGAGCTCGGGCAGATCAAGGTGCCGGACGCGTGGCAGACCACCACCGGCTCGGACCGGGTCACCGTGGCAGTGGTGGACAGCGGCGTGAACCAGGTCGGCGACCTGCGGGACAAGCTGCTGCCCGGTTTCGACTTCTTCAACTACGACGACGACCCCACGGACACCGGGAGCTTCCCGCACGGCACCGTGGTCGCCTCGCTGATCGCCGGCGCCAGCAACAACGGCAGCGGCCTGGCCGGCGTCTGCTGGCAGTGCCAGATCCTGCCGGTCCGGGTGATGGGCCCGGACGGTTCCGGCTACGACTCGGACATCGCCCAGGGCGTCATCTACGCGGTCGACAACGGCGCGCAGATCATCAACCTGTCGCTCGGCGGTTTCGAGAACGACCCGGTGCTGGCCAGGGCGGTCGCCTACGCCAACGGCCGCGGCGTGCTCGTGGTGGCCGCGGCCGGCAACGAGGACACCACCCGCCGCTCCTATCCGGCGGCGCTCCCGGACGTGCTCGCGGTCGGCGGCACCGACACCGTGCAGGGCGGCAACAACCGGGTCTACTTCTCCAACTACTCCAGCAGCCGGGACAACTGGGTGGACGTCGCGGCGCCGGCCATCACGGCCGGCATGCTGAGCAAGGGCCGGGGCACCCCCTGGTACTGCTACAACGGCACCACCGACAGCCGGTGCCTCTACCGGGGCAAGTACATGGTGCGGGGCACGTCGTTCTCGTCGCCGCTGGTGGCCGGCGTGGCCGGTCTGATCAAGTCGGCGCACCCGGAGTACTCCGGGTGGTCCCTGCAGCAGGCGATCACCAGCTCGGCCGTCCAGTCCGGCATCCGCTGGACCCGGTACGGCCTGGTCAATGCGGCCGCCGCGCTGACCAAGGGCACCGACCGGACCAAGCCGACGCTCAGCGGGATCTCGCCGGCGCAGAACGCCCGGGTGCACGGCTCGGTCCCGATCACGCCGGTCGGCCTCAAGGACAACTGGGCCGGTATCCGGGGCGTGCAGCTCTACGTGAACGGCAGGTACCACAGCTGGTCCTACTCCGGCCCGTCGTTCGCGCCGAAACTGAACACCGCGGGCAAGAACGGGCCGATCAGCGTCCAGCTGAAGGTGTGGGACAAGGCCGGTAACTACACCTGGTCCGGCACCCGCACGGTGATCGCCGACAACATCAAGCCGAAGCTGTCGGTGACCAGTTGGCCGAAGAACAAGAAGAAGGTCAAGGGCACCGTCACGGTCAAGGCCAAGGCCAGCGACGCCTCCGGGATCAGCAAGGTGCAGCTGCTGGTCAACGGCAAGGTGGTGGCGACCGACTACAGCGCCGCCTACAAGCTGACCTTCAAGGTCAGCAAGCAGAAGAAGACCATGAAGGTCAAGGTCCGCGTGTACGACCGGGCGGGCAACTACACGACGAGTTCCATCCGTACGTACACCCGCGCCTGA
- the guaA gene encoding glutamine-hydrolyzing GMP synthase produces the protein MSTPRPVLVVDFGAQYAQLIARRVREARVYSEIVPHSMPVAEMLAKNPAAIILSGGPSSVYEPGAPVLDAGLFDSDVPVFGICYGFQAMAQALGGTVAHTGSREYGRTLLTAQGGSLLRDLPTDLPVWMSHGDSVSVAPAGFMVTASTPGAPVAAFEDVTTRRAGVQFHPEVAHTEQGQEMLKRFLYDIAGIEPTWTPGNIIDDQVALIREQVGDKQVLCALSGGVDSAVAAALVHKAIGDQLTCVFVDHGLLRAGEREQVEKDYIAATGIRLVVVDAEEQFLGHLAGVTDPEQKRKIIGREFIRTFEAAARDLDAERHIEFLVQGTLYPDVVESGGGTGTANIKSHHNVGGLPDDLQFALIEPLRTLFKDEVRALGAALGLPEAMVQRHPFPGPGLAIRIIGAVDRERLDILRQADLIARDELTAAGLDRDVWQFPVVLLADVRSVGVQGDGRTYGHPVVLRPVSSEDAMTADWSRLPYDLIAKISNRITNEVREINRVVLDVTSKPPGTIEWE, from the coding sequence GTGAGTACCCCGCGTCCCGTCCTCGTCGTCGACTTCGGCGCCCAGTACGCCCAGTTGATCGCCCGCCGGGTCCGTGAGGCCCGCGTCTACTCCGAGATCGTCCCGCACTCGATGCCGGTGGCCGAGATGCTGGCGAAAAACCCCGCAGCGATCATCCTGTCCGGCGGCCCGTCAAGCGTCTACGAGCCGGGCGCGCCGGTCCTCGACGCCGGGCTGTTCGACAGCGACGTGCCGGTCTTCGGCATCTGCTACGGCTTCCAGGCGATGGCCCAGGCCCTCGGCGGCACCGTCGCGCACACCGGCTCCCGGGAGTACGGGCGGACCCTGCTGACCGCACAGGGCGGCTCGTTGCTCCGCGATCTGCCGACCGACCTGCCGGTCTGGATGAGCCACGGGGACAGCGTCTCGGTCGCCCCGGCCGGTTTCATGGTCACCGCGTCCACCCCGGGCGCCCCGGTCGCCGCGTTCGAGGACGTCACGACCAGGCGTGCCGGTGTGCAGTTCCACCCCGAGGTGGCGCACACCGAGCAGGGCCAGGAGATGCTCAAGCGGTTCCTGTACGACATCGCCGGCATCGAGCCCACCTGGACCCCCGGCAACATCATCGACGACCAGGTCGCCCTGATCCGCGAGCAGGTCGGCGACAAGCAGGTGCTCTGCGCGCTCTCCGGCGGTGTCGACTCGGCGGTCGCCGCGGCCCTGGTCCACAAGGCCATCGGCGACCAGCTCACCTGTGTCTTCGTCGACCACGGCCTGCTGCGCGCCGGTGAGCGCGAGCAGGTGGAGAAGGACTACATCGCCGCCACCGGCATCCGCCTGGTGGTCGTCGACGCGGAGGAGCAGTTCCTCGGCCACCTGGCCGGCGTCACCGACCCGGAGCAGAAGCGGAAGATCATCGGCCGCGAGTTCATCCGGACGTTCGAGGCCGCGGCCCGTGACCTGGACGCCGAGCGGCACATCGAGTTCCTGGTGCAGGGCACCCTCTACCCGGACGTGGTGGAGTCCGGCGGCGGCACCGGCACCGCGAACATCAAGTCGCACCACAACGTCGGCGGCCTCCCCGACGACCTGCAGTTCGCGCTGATCGAGCCGCTGCGCACGCTGTTCAAGGACGAGGTGCGCGCGCTGGGCGCCGCGCTCGGCCTGCCCGAGGCGATGGTCCAGCGGCACCCGTTCCCCGGTCCGGGCCTGGCCATCCGGATCATCGGCGCGGTCGACCGGGAGCGGCTGGACATCCTGCGCCAGGCCGATCTGATCGCCCGCGACGAGCTCACCGCCGCCGGCCTGGACCGCGACGTCTGGCAGTTCCCGGTGGTGCTGCTGGCCGACGTGCGCAGCGTCGGCGTGCAGGGCGACGGCCGCACCTACGGGCATCCGGTGGTGCTGCGGCCGGTCTCCTCCGAGGACGCGATGACCGCCGACTGGTCGCGGCTGCCGTACGACCTGATCGCCAAGATCTCGAACCGGATCACCAACGAGGTCCGCGAGATCAACCGGGTGGTGCTGGACGTCACGAGCAAGCCGCCGGGCACCATCGAGTGGGAGTGA
- a CDS encoding NUDIX hydrolase — MTPALEPLRRIAAYAVATDDEGRVLLVRASAKSGTPGIWSLPGGAVDHGEDPNHTVVRETAAETGLSVAVTGLRDVLADMRSLPHRGVTIHTDRLIYSVSVRGGTLIDRVGHPTDLARWHTLEEAERLKLRPFAAAALGLSAASADLRPDVPPTFPSFYAYEGPDGLHRAQRFAAYAIATDPYQNLLLTRIAPGYPGGGRWHLPGGGTDYGEQPGPALLRELVEETGQQGRIIELLGVASHRDAASLGPEGYPIDWHGVRAFYRVVVDHPTEVTIHDVGGSTDDARWMPLKDVAALAADQLTEVTADALRAAGLI; from the coding sequence GTGACTCCCGCACTGGAACCGCTCCGCAGGATCGCCGCCTACGCCGTCGCGACCGACGACGAGGGCCGCGTGCTTCTGGTCCGCGCATCGGCCAAATCCGGGACGCCCGGAATCTGGTCGCTGCCCGGCGGCGCCGTCGACCACGGCGAAGATCCCAATCACACCGTCGTCCGTGAGACCGCGGCGGAGACCGGCCTCTCCGTCGCGGTGACCGGGCTGCGTGACGTCCTGGCCGACATGCGCTCGCTGCCGCACCGAGGCGTCACCATCCACACCGACCGGCTGATCTACTCCGTGTCGGTCCGCGGCGGCACCCTGATCGACCGGGTCGGTCACCCCACCGACCTGGCGCGCTGGCACACCCTGGAGGAGGCCGAGCGGCTGAAACTGCGGCCGTTCGCCGCGGCCGCCCTCGGGCTCAGCGCCGCCTCCGCCGACCTGCGCCCGGACGTGCCGCCGACCTTCCCGTCCTTCTATGCCTACGAGGGGCCGGACGGGCTGCACCGGGCACAGCGCTTCGCGGCGTACGCGATCGCCACCGACCCGTACCAGAACCTGCTCCTGACCCGGATCGCCCCGGGCTATCCCGGCGGCGGCCGGTGGCACCTGCCCGGCGGCGGCACCGACTACGGCGAGCAGCCCGGCCCGGCGCTGCTCCGCGAACTGGTCGAGGAGACCGGTCAGCAGGGCCGGATCATCGAGCTGCTCGGGGTGGCCAGCCACCGGGACGCCGCCTCGCTCGGGCCGGAGGGCTACCCGATCGACTGGCACGGGGTGCGGGCGTTCTACCGGGTGGTGGTCGACCACCCCACCGAGGTGACCATCCATGACGTGGGCGGCTCCACCGACGACGCCCGCTGGATGCCGCTCAAGGACGTGGCGGCGCTCGCCGCCGACCAGCTCACCGAAGTCACCGCCGATGCGCTCCGGGCGGCCGGGCTAATCTAG
- a CDS encoding NUDIX domain-containing protein, with translation MKIRRVAAYGVCRAADGSVLLTRGSDLSSFPGVWSLPGGGVDHGEHPADAVVREFTEETGLTVAVSGVRTVVADVIALPDGPVEHTDRIVYDVTVTAGELRPEADGTSDLAAWVAPAAVPGLPLLPFTARALGVRCAAPAEVAPDDEPVHRTGPVQRFGAYGLVTDPEGRILLARIAEGFPGGGRWHLPGGGTDYGETPEQAVLRELFEETSQRGRLDGLISVGHRYDPAALGPEGVPMDWHVIRVVYRVHVDEPVPAAVTEAAGGSTDRASWFTPAEVAELPLTELAQEALANAG, from the coding sequence GTGAAGATCAGAAGGGTGGCGGCGTACGGCGTGTGCCGCGCCGCCGACGGCAGCGTCCTGCTCACCCGCGGATCGGACCTGAGCTCGTTCCCGGGTGTCTGGTCGCTGCCCGGCGGCGGCGTCGACCACGGCGAGCACCCGGCCGACGCGGTCGTCCGGGAGTTCACCGAGGAGACCGGCCTGACCGTCGCCGTGAGCGGGGTCCGGACCGTGGTCGCCGACGTGATCGCGCTCCCGGACGGGCCGGTCGAGCACACCGACCGGATCGTCTACGACGTCACGGTCACCGCCGGCGAGCTGCGCCCGGAGGCGGACGGCACCAGTGACCTGGCCGCGTGGGTGGCCCCGGCCGCGGTGCCTGGGCTGCCGCTGCTGCCGTTCACGGCGCGGGCGCTCGGCGTGCGGTGCGCCGCGCCGGCCGAGGTCGCGCCGGACGACGAGCCGGTGCACCGGACCGGCCCGGTGCAGCGGTTCGGGGCGTACGGGCTGGTCACCGACCCGGAGGGGCGCATCCTGCTGGCCCGGATCGCCGAGGGCTTCCCGGGCGGCGGCCGGTGGCACCTGCCCGGCGGCGGCACCGATTACGGCGAGACCCCGGAGCAGGCGGTGCTCCGCGAGCTCTTCGAGGAGACCTCCCAGCGCGGCCGGCTCGACGGCCTGATCAGCGTCGGGCACCGTTACGACCCGGCCGCCCTGGGCCCCGAGGGGGTGCCGATGGACTGGCACGTGATCCGGGTGGTGTACCGCGTGCACGTGGACGAGCCGGTCCCCGCCGCGGTCACCGAGGCGGCCGGCGGTTCCACCGACCGGGCGTCCTGGTTCACCCCCGCTGAGGTGGCCGAACTGCCTCTGACCGAACTGGCCCAGGAGGCGCTCGCCAACGCGGGCTAA
- a CDS encoding CDP-alcohol phosphatidyltransferase family protein translates to MPSTPWRRRRSTDSPRPAGRRWAGRLRRGGSLARQALLVRVGRRSAETSRAATATRAEVLYTTVEPGLSRNIAAPGVPLKTSTTIDDASVPATIPLLPGEPTMARRARFALVNACTLSSLGLGLLAIFLAMDGHAKIAAACLVACVIFDGLDGALARKLGVASPFGAQMDSLADMCSFGLAAPVVVYASLVDKAPQSAAALACALVAGCAAIRLARFNVSPKDGRFFCGVPTTMAAAVLALAVLIGLPLPGLAVLAGVALIAFAMVSSFPYAKLARIVKLPPWLWLLPIVGALLQPKMTFVLVVATYLVSGPVLWVRAKRA, encoded by the coding sequence GTGCCGAGTACCCCTTGGCGCCGGCGTCGATCGACGGATAGTCCTCGTCCCGCCGGACGCCGTTGGGCTGGCCGCTTGCGCCGCGGCGGGTCGCTCGCCCGGCAAGCCCTGTTGGTTCGGGTGGGTCGCCGCTCCGCCGAGACGAGCCGGGCCGCCACGGCGACCCGCGCCGAGGTGTTGTACACCACGGTGGAGCCGGGGCTGAGCCGTAACATCGCCGCACCCGGAGTTCCGCTGAAGACCTCTACGACCATCGACGACGCGTCCGTCCCGGCGACCATCCCGCTACTCCCCGGCGAGCCCACGATGGCCCGCCGCGCGCGGTTCGCGCTGGTCAACGCGTGCACCCTGAGCAGCCTCGGGCTCGGCCTGCTGGCGATCTTCCTGGCCATGGACGGGCACGCCAAGATCGCGGCGGCCTGCCTGGTCGCCTGCGTGATCTTCGACGGCCTGGACGGCGCGCTGGCCCGCAAGCTCGGGGTCGCCAGCCCGTTCGGCGCGCAGATGGACTCGCTCGCCGACATGTGCTCGTTCGGCCTGGCCGCGCCGGTGGTGGTCTACGCCTCGCTGGTCGACAAGGCGCCGCAGTCGGCCGCCGCGCTGGCCTGTGCCCTGGTGGCCGGGTGTGCCGCGATCCGGCTGGCCCGCTTCAACGTCTCGCCGAAAGACGGCCGGTTCTTCTGCGGCGTGCCCACCACGATGGCCGCCGCGGTGCTCGCCCTGGCCGTGCTGATCGGCCTGCCGCTGCCCGGGCTGGCGGTGCTGGCCGGCGTCGCGCTGATCGCCTTCGCCATGGTGTCCAGCTTCCCGTACGCGAAGCTGGCCCGGATCGTGAAGCTGCCGCCGTGGCTCTGGCTGCTCCCGATCGTCGGCGCCCTGCTCCAGCCGAAGATGACGTTCGTCCTGGTCGTCGCGACGTACCTGGTCAGCGGCCCGGTGCTCTGGGTTCGCGCCAAGCGCGCCTGA